From Salarias fasciatus chromosome 12, fSalaFa1.1, whole genome shotgun sequence, the proteins below share one genomic window:
- the vps33a gene encoding vacuolar protein sorting-associated protein 33A, whose translation MAAHLSYGRVNLNILREAARKELREFLDKCAGSKAIVWDEYLTGPFGLIAQYSLLKEHEVEKMFTLKSGRLPSADVKNIIFFVRPRLELMDIIAENVFSEDKMHTPRDFHILFVPRRSMLCEQRLKEQGVLASFINIDEYILDLIPYDGDLLSMEYESAFRECYLENDQTSLYHTAKGLMTLQALYGTIPQIYGKGDCARHVSNMMLRMKREFAGSQNQILPVFDTLLLLDRNVDLLTPLATQLTYEGLIDEIYGINNGYVKLPPEKFAQKKQGEASKDLPTEPKKLQLNSAEELYAEIRDKNFNAVGAALSKKAKIISAAFEERHNAKTVGEIKQFVSQLPHMQAARSSLANHTSIAELIKDITTSEAFFDNLTVEQEFMTGVDTDKVNTYIEDCIAQKDPLIKILRLVCMQSVCNNGLKQKVFDYYKREILQTYGYEHILTLNNLEKSGLLRPQTGSRNNYPTIRKTLKLWMEDANEQNPNDISYVYSGYAPLSIRLTQVLARPGWRSIEEVLKMLPGPHFEERQQLPSGLHKKRQQGENRTTLVFFLGGVTYAEIAALRFLSQMEDSGMEYIIATTKLINGTTWIKSLMDRPESQTP comes from the exons ATGGCTGCCCACTTGTCGTACGGCAGAGTGAACCTAAATATACTGAGAGAGGCAGCACGGAAAGAGCTTCGAGAGTTCCTGGACAAATGTGCAGGAAGCAAG gcAATAGTTTGGGATGAATATTTAACTGGGCCTTTTGGACTGATTGCCCAGTACTCTTTGTTAAAG gaacatGAGGTGGAAAAGATGTTTACCCTGAAGAGCGGCAGGCTCCCCTCGGCCGatgtcaaaaatattatcttttttGTCCGACCCAGGCTGGAGCTCATGGACATCATTGCTGAGAATGTATTCAG TGAGGATAAGATGCACACACCCCGAGACTTCCACATCTTGTTTGTGCCTCGGCGGAGCATGCTGTGTGAGCAGCGGCTGAAGGAGCAGGGCGTGCTGGCCTCTTTCATCAACATCGACGAGTATATCCTGGACCTGATTCCCTATGATGGCGACCTGCTGTCCATGGAGTATgagagtgctttccgg gaGTGCTACCTCGAAAATGACCAAACCAGCTTGTACCACACAGCCAAAGGCCTAATGACTTTACAGGCTCTGTACGGCACCATTCCGCAGATATATGGGAAAGGAGATTGTGCACGA CATGTTTCCAACATGATGCTGAGGATGAAGAGGGAGTTCGCCGGCAGTCAAAACCAGATTCTGCCCGTGTTCGATACTCTTCTTCTGCTGGACCGTAACGTTGACCTGCTCACCCCTCTGGCCACTCAGCTCACCTACGAGGGTCTCATTGATGAGATCTATGGAATCAATAACG GTTATGTCAAGTTACCTCCTGAGAAGTTTGCACAGaagaaacaaggtgaagcaAGTAAAGATTTACCCACAGAGCCCAAGAAGCTCCAGCTGAACTCCGCAGAGGAGCTTTATGCTGAAATCCGGGACAAAAACTTCAAcgctgttggagctgctctcagCAAGAAGGCTAAAATCATATCCGCTGCGTTTGAG gaaCGTCATAATGCTAAAACAGTCGGGGAAATCAAGCAGTTTGTGTCTCAGCTGCCTCACATGCAGGCAGCAAGAAGTTCCCTGGCGAACCACACTTCAATCGCTGAGCTGATCAAGGACATTACCA CATCTGAGGCTTTCTTTGACAATCTGACTGTGGAGCAGGAGTTCATGACCGGCGTTGATACAGATAAG GTGAACACATACATAGAAGACTGCATCGCGCAGAAAGATCCGCTGATCAAGATCCTGCGGCTGGTTTGCATGCAGTCGGTCTGCAACAACGGCCTCAAGCAGAAGGTGTTCGATTACTACAAGCGGGAGATTCTCCAg ACCTATGGATATGAACACATCCTGACGTTGAACAACCTGGAGAAGTCGGGTCTTTTGAGGCCGCAGACCGGCTCCAGGAATAACTACCCCACCATCAGGAAAACCCTCAAGCTGTGGATGGAGGATGCCAACGAGCAG AACCCCAATGACATCTCGTACGTGTACAGCGGCTACGCCCCGCTGAGCATCCGACTGACTCAGGTGTTGGCGAGGCCCGGCTGGCGCAGCATCGAAGAGGTGCTGAAGATGCTCCCAGGTCCTCACTTTGAGGAGAGGCAGCAGCTTCCCTCCGGGCTTCATAAGAAAC GCCAGCAGGGAGAGAACCGGACGACTCTGGTGTTCTTCCTCGGCGGGGTGACGTACGCAGAAATAGCCGCCCTGCGTTTCCTCTCGCAGATGGAGGACAGCGGCATGGAGTACATCATTGCCACCACCAAACTCATAAATGGCACCACGTGGATCAAGTCCCTCATGGACCGGCCCGAGTCCCAGACACCCTGA
- the LOC115397902 gene encoding rabphilin-3A-like isoform X1 — protein MTDTVMSSSSGRWVSNDRQSSMHASGKEQGNWTMQAGPGPGPDLTDEEKEIINNVIARAEKMEAMEQERIGRLINRLDDMKKTVCGDGVSRCLLCGEQLGSPGVSSVVCEDCKKHMCTKCGTQCGSRPRAVWLCKICREQREVWKRSGAWFFKGFPKHFLPSPMPLSKAKETGAQEGAEAQRPAASEPRKTVSQPKPADENETQAPASEQQTSGAESQGHAGYPPVAPKPVLRMATGGAGPAEAGQGSPVVMKKMVPVQSSRPQPAASGAMAQQGPAAGDGGAYPPGAAPPEQRAPPAVREERRQPAAFSAPAARQQPPPAEEEEEANDYDSDEATTLGSLEFSLFYEQESNSLHCSILKAKGLKPMDSNGLADPYVKLHLLPGASKSNKLRTKTLRNTRNPAWNETLTYHGLTDEDMQRKTLRLSVCDEDKFGHNEFIGETRVALKKLKMNQKKNFNVCLERVVPTKRTATAGGARGISLYEDESVKDGAEVEERGRILISLMYNTQQNRLIVGVVRCVHLAAMDANGYSDPYVKICLKPDMGKKGKCKTQIKKRTLNPEFNEEFAYDIKHSELAKKSLDISVWDYDIGKSNDYIGGCQLGITAKGERLKHWYECLKNKDKKIERWHTLLNENHVASD, from the exons ATGACCGACACGGTGATGAGCAGCAGCTCGGGTCGCTGGGTGTCCAATGACAGGCAGAGTAGCATGCATGCCAG CGGCAAAGAACA GGGAAACTGGACCATGCAggcaggccctggtcctggtccagatctgACAGATGAAGAGAAGGAGATTATAAACAATGTGATCGCCCGGGCTGAGAAAATGGAGGCCATGGAGCAGGAAAGAATCGG GCGCTTGATAAACCGCCTGGACGACATGAAGAAGACGGTGTGTGGGGATGGAGTGTCTCGCTGTTTACTGTGTGGGGAGCAGCTGGGATCACCGGGGGTCAGCTCAGTGGTGTGTGAGGACTGCAAAAAG CACATGTGCACCAAGTGCGGCACTCAGTGTGGCAGCCGGCCACGCGCCGTGTGGCTGTGTAAGATCTGCAGAGAACAGCGAGAG GTATGGAAGAGGTCTGGTGCCTGGTTCTTCAAAGGTTTTCCGAAGCATTTCCTGCCGTCACCCATGCCGTTATCCAAAGCAAAAGAAACAGGAGCCCAGGAGGGAGCGGAGGCTCAGAGGCCAGCAGCTTCTGAGCCCCGGAAGACAGTTTCCCAACCAAAACCAGCAG ATGAGAATGAGACTCAGGCTCCTGCGTCTGAGCAGCAAACTTCag GAGCGGAGTCACAGGGCCACGCCGGGTACCCACCTGTAGCCCCTAAACCGGTCCTGCGGATGGCCACGGGCGGGGCTGGGCCTGCAGAGGCGGGGCAGGGCAGCCCAGTGGTGATGAAGAAGATGGTGCCCGTGCAGAGCTCCAGACCTCAGCCCGCTGCATCGGGCGCCATGGCTCAACAGG gtccagcagcaggagatggaggagcTTATCCTCCTggtgcagctcctccagagcagcGAGCGCCTCCTGCGGtaagggaggagaggaggcaaCCCGCTGCCTTCAGCGCTCCCGCTGCCCGGCAGCAGCCTCCcccagctgaggaggaggaggaggccaacGACTATGACTCTGATGAAGCCA CCACTCTGGGCTCTCTGGAGTTCAGTCTTTTCTACGAGCAGGAAAGCAACAGCCTCCACTGTAGCATCCTCAAAGCAAAG GGACTGAAGCCGATGGATTCAAACGGACTGGCGGATCCTTACGTCAAGCTTCATCTGCTGCCGGGGGCTAGTAAG TCAAACAAGCTGCGCACGAAGACTCTGAGAAACACCCGCAACCCTGCGTGGAATGAAACGCTCACCTACCATGGCCTCACCGATGAAGACATGCAGCGGAAGACCCTCAG ACTCTCCGTCTGCGATGAAGACAAGTTTGGGCACAATGAGTTTATTGGGGAAACCCGAGTGGCTCTGAAGAAGCTGAAGATGAATCAGAAGAAAAACTTCAACGTGTGTTTAGAGAGAGTCGTGCCT ACAAAGAGAACCgccacagctggaggagccagagggatTTCTCTCTACGAGGATGAG TCAGTGAAAGACGGAGCGGAGGTAGAAGAGCGCGGTCGGATTCTGATCTCCCTCATGTACAACACCCAGCAGAACCGGCTCATCGTCGGCGTCGTCCGCTGCGTTCACCTGGCTGCCATGGACGCTAACGGCTACTCCGACCCATATGTCAAAAT ATGTCTGAAGCCTGACATGGGGAAGAAGGGCAAGTGCAAAACTCAGATCAAGAAGAGGACTCTGAATCCAGAGTTTAATGAG GAATTTGCCTACGACATCAAACACAGCGAGCTGGCCAAGAAGTCGTTAGATATCTCAGTGTGGGATTACGACATTGGGAAGTCCAACGACTACATAG GTGGGTGTCAGCTGGGCATCACAGCCAAAGGAGAGAGGCTGAAACACTGGTACGAGTGTTTGAAGAACAAGGACAAGAAGATCGAGCGCTGGCACACTTTGTTGAATGAGAATCACGTCGCGAGTGATTAA
- the LOC115397902 gene encoding rabphilin-3A-like isoform X2: MTDTVMSSSSGRWVSNDRQSSMHASGKEQGNWTMQAGPGPGPDLTDEEKEIINNVIARAEKMEAMEQERIGRLINRLDDMKKTVCGDGVSRCLLCGEQLGSPGVSSVVCEDCKKHMCTKCGTQCGSRPRAVWLCKICREQREVWKRSGAWFFKGFPKHFLPSPMPLSKAKETGAQEGAEAQRPAASEPRKTVSQPKPAGAESQGHAGYPPVAPKPVLRMATGGAGPAEAGQGSPVVMKKMVPVQSSRPQPAASGAMAQQGPAAGDGGAYPPGAAPPEQRAPPAVREERRQPAAFSAPAARQQPPPAEEEEEANDYDSDEATTLGSLEFSLFYEQESNSLHCSILKAKGLKPMDSNGLADPYVKLHLLPGASKSNKLRTKTLRNTRNPAWNETLTYHGLTDEDMQRKTLRLSVCDEDKFGHNEFIGETRVALKKLKMNQKKNFNVCLERVVPTKRTATAGGARGISLYEDESVKDGAEVEERGRILISLMYNTQQNRLIVGVVRCVHLAAMDANGYSDPYVKICLKPDMGKKGKCKTQIKKRTLNPEFNEEFAYDIKHSELAKKSLDISVWDYDIGKSNDYIGGCQLGITAKGERLKHWYECLKNKDKKIERWHTLLNENHVASD; encoded by the exons ATGACCGACACGGTGATGAGCAGCAGCTCGGGTCGCTGGGTGTCCAATGACAGGCAGAGTAGCATGCATGCCAG CGGCAAAGAACA GGGAAACTGGACCATGCAggcaggccctggtcctggtccagatctgACAGATGAAGAGAAGGAGATTATAAACAATGTGATCGCCCGGGCTGAGAAAATGGAGGCCATGGAGCAGGAAAGAATCGG GCGCTTGATAAACCGCCTGGACGACATGAAGAAGACGGTGTGTGGGGATGGAGTGTCTCGCTGTTTACTGTGTGGGGAGCAGCTGGGATCACCGGGGGTCAGCTCAGTGGTGTGTGAGGACTGCAAAAAG CACATGTGCACCAAGTGCGGCACTCAGTGTGGCAGCCGGCCACGCGCCGTGTGGCTGTGTAAGATCTGCAGAGAACAGCGAGAG GTATGGAAGAGGTCTGGTGCCTGGTTCTTCAAAGGTTTTCCGAAGCATTTCCTGCCGTCACCCATGCCGTTATCCAAAGCAAAAGAAACAGGAGCCCAGGAGGGAGCGGAGGCTCAGAGGCCAGCAGCTTCTGAGCCCCGGAAGACAGTTTCCCAACCAAAACCAGCAG GAGCGGAGTCACAGGGCCACGCCGGGTACCCACCTGTAGCCCCTAAACCGGTCCTGCGGATGGCCACGGGCGGGGCTGGGCCTGCAGAGGCGGGGCAGGGCAGCCCAGTGGTGATGAAGAAGATGGTGCCCGTGCAGAGCTCCAGACCTCAGCCCGCTGCATCGGGCGCCATGGCTCAACAGG gtccagcagcaggagatggaggagcTTATCCTCCTggtgcagctcctccagagcagcGAGCGCCTCCTGCGGtaagggaggagaggaggcaaCCCGCTGCCTTCAGCGCTCCCGCTGCCCGGCAGCAGCCTCCcccagctgaggaggaggaggaggccaacGACTATGACTCTGATGAAGCCA CCACTCTGGGCTCTCTGGAGTTCAGTCTTTTCTACGAGCAGGAAAGCAACAGCCTCCACTGTAGCATCCTCAAAGCAAAG GGACTGAAGCCGATGGATTCAAACGGACTGGCGGATCCTTACGTCAAGCTTCATCTGCTGCCGGGGGCTAGTAAG TCAAACAAGCTGCGCACGAAGACTCTGAGAAACACCCGCAACCCTGCGTGGAATGAAACGCTCACCTACCATGGCCTCACCGATGAAGACATGCAGCGGAAGACCCTCAG ACTCTCCGTCTGCGATGAAGACAAGTTTGGGCACAATGAGTTTATTGGGGAAACCCGAGTGGCTCTGAAGAAGCTGAAGATGAATCAGAAGAAAAACTTCAACGTGTGTTTAGAGAGAGTCGTGCCT ACAAAGAGAACCgccacagctggaggagccagagggatTTCTCTCTACGAGGATGAG TCAGTGAAAGACGGAGCGGAGGTAGAAGAGCGCGGTCGGATTCTGATCTCCCTCATGTACAACACCCAGCAGAACCGGCTCATCGTCGGCGTCGTCCGCTGCGTTCACCTGGCTGCCATGGACGCTAACGGCTACTCCGACCCATATGTCAAAAT ATGTCTGAAGCCTGACATGGGGAAGAAGGGCAAGTGCAAAACTCAGATCAAGAAGAGGACTCTGAATCCAGAGTTTAATGAG GAATTTGCCTACGACATCAAACACAGCGAGCTGGCCAAGAAGTCGTTAGATATCTCAGTGTGGGATTACGACATTGGGAAGTCCAACGACTACATAG GTGGGTGTCAGCTGGGCATCACAGCCAAAGGAGAGAGGCTGAAACACTGGTACGAGTGTTTGAAGAACAAGGACAAGAAGATCGAGCGCTGGCACACTTTGTTGAATGAGAATCACGTCGCGAGTGATTAA